A DNA window from Amycolatopsis sp. DSM 110486 contains the following coding sequences:
- a CDS encoding ABC transporter permease, producing the protein MTAEPIEAPALSDRTLEIIARPGASLEGLGRQLSFYGRALAWSPRTIRRYGHETRRLLTEVCFGTGGLAVIGGTLGVMIGMTLFTGLIVGLQGYSALNQLGTAALTGFISAYFNTREVAPLSAGLALSATVGCGFTAQLGAMRISEEIDALEVMAVPSMPYLVTTRVLAGVTAVIPLYAIGLLSSYLASRQITIWLYGQSAGTYDHYFTLFLPPEDVLWSFAKVIVFSVIVILSHCYYGYTADGGPAGVGVAVGRAVRTSIVLISVLDFFLSLAIWGANTTVRISG; encoded by the coding sequence GTGACCGCCGAACCGATCGAGGCCCCCGCGCTGTCCGACCGGACGCTCGAGATCATCGCGCGCCCGGGCGCGAGCCTGGAAGGCCTCGGGCGCCAGCTGTCGTTCTACGGCCGCGCGCTCGCCTGGTCGCCGCGCACGATCCGCCGCTACGGCCACGAGACCCGGCGGCTGCTCACCGAAGTCTGCTTCGGCACGGGCGGGCTCGCGGTGATCGGCGGCACGCTCGGCGTGATGATCGGCATGACGCTGTTCACCGGGCTCATCGTGGGCCTGCAGGGCTACTCCGCGCTCAACCAGCTCGGCACCGCCGCGCTCACCGGGTTCATCTCCGCGTACTTCAACACCCGCGAGGTCGCGCCGCTCTCGGCCGGGCTCGCGCTGTCGGCGACCGTCGGCTGCGGCTTCACCGCACAGCTCGGCGCGATGCGGATCTCCGAGGAGATCGACGCGCTCGAGGTGATGGCCGTGCCGAGCATGCCCTACCTCGTGACCACGCGCGTGCTCGCCGGGGTGACCGCGGTGATCCCGCTGTACGCGATCGGCCTGCTTTCGTCCTACCTCGCGTCGCGCCAGATCACCATCTGGCTCTACGGCCAGTCGGCCGGCACCTACGACCACTACTTCACGCTGTTCTTGCCCCCTGAAGACGTGTTGTGGTCCTTCGCCAAGGTGATCGTGTTCAGCGTGATCGTGATCCTCTCCCATTGCTATTACGGCTATACCGCCGACGGCGGGCCGGCCGGCGTCGGCGTGGCGGTGGGCCGCGCGGTGCGCACGTCGATCGTGCTGATCTCGGTGCTCGACTTCTTCCTCAGTCTCGCGATCTGGGGCGCCAATACCACCGTGCGGATCTCCGGATGA
- a CDS encoding MCE family protein, with product MRSFVPALVKILIFAAVTVLLTGILAATIANTNFGTTAGFAAKFTDASGLQPGDDVRISGVKVGQVDSIDVQQGEQNFADVRFAVDAQYKLPALTTATIKYRNLVGQRYLALGTDVTGGGTLANGATIPPERTKPALNLTVLFNGFKPLFQALDPKEVNQLSAEIIQVFQGEGGTVTSLLAHTASITTSIAGKDQVIGQVIDNLNQVLTTVNSRGPQLGDLIDQTQRLVSGLAEQRKPIGDAVGALGELTETTSGLLADARPAVKDDVKQLGTLSNNLADSDQLLDHLLQVLPGNLEKFTRTLSYGSWFNYYLCGIEGTIGISSLDVTLPIVPLPATERAPRCGP from the coding sequence GTGAGGTCCTTCGTCCCCGCACTGGTGAAGATCTTGATCTTCGCCGCCGTCACGGTGTTGCTCACCGGCATCCTCGCGGCCACCATCGCGAACACGAACTTCGGCACCACGGCGGGGTTCGCCGCGAAGTTCACCGACGCGTCGGGCCTGCAGCCGGGCGACGACGTCCGCATTTCCGGCGTGAAGGTGGGGCAGGTCGACTCGATCGACGTGCAGCAGGGCGAGCAGAACTTCGCTGACGTGCGCTTCGCCGTCGACGCGCAGTACAAGCTGCCCGCGCTCACGACCGCGACGATCAAGTACCGCAACCTCGTCGGCCAGCGCTACCTCGCGCTCGGCACCGACGTCACCGGCGGCGGCACCCTCGCCAACGGCGCAACGATCCCGCCGGAGCGCACCAAACCCGCGCTGAACCTCACCGTGTTGTTCAACGGGTTCAAGCCGCTGTTCCAAGCGCTGGACCCCAAGGAGGTCAACCAGCTCTCGGCCGAGATCATCCAGGTGTTCCAGGGCGAGGGCGGGACGGTCACGAGCCTGCTGGCGCACACCGCGTCGATCACGACGTCGATCGCCGGCAAGGACCAGGTGATCGGGCAGGTCATCGACAACCTCAACCAGGTCCTGACCACCGTGAACTCGCGCGGCCCGCAGCTGGGTGACCTCATCGACCAGACGCAGCGGCTCGTGAGCGGCCTGGCCGAGCAGCGCAAGCCGATCGGCGACGCCGTGGGCGCGCTGGGCGAGCTGACCGAGACCACGTCGGGCCTGCTCGCCGACGCGCGCCCGGCGGTGAAGGACGACGTCAAGCAGCTCGGCACGCTGTCGAACAATCTCGCGGACTCCGACCAGTTGCTCGACCACCTGCTGCAGGTGCTGCCGGGCAACCTGGAGAAGTTCACGCGCACGCTTAGCTACGGCAGCTGGTTCAACTACTACCTCTGCGGGATCGAAGGCACGATCGGGATCTCGTCGCTGGACGTGACGCTGCCGATCGTGCCGCTGCCCGCCACCGAGCGCGCGCCGAGGTGTGGCCCGTGA
- a CDS encoding aldehyde dehydrogenase, whose product MTLTVLPHRDEAGLKAGQLFIGGEWTPARDGATWTHLHPATSEEIGEFAVAGAADVDDAVAAARAAFATWGTSRASTRIAVLLKYAELLRAHADELRALQALDNSVPLSFGAIYATSVAAAADVFTHHAGWVDKAGGQTLPPYQGGDHLALTFREPIGVVGAILPWNAPFLLFAQKVAPALGAGCTVVLKASEYASFAVIRMVELLAEAGLPTGVLNLMTGPGDPTGERLITHPDVDKVSFTGSRAVGKRIVEASAGTLKRVSLELGGKSPAIVFPDAPNVGLAAMTTMGAVTMGLSGQACVANTRALVHRDVYDEFLAAAQGMAAAVTYGDPFDPTVISCPLVNGRQLERVLGYIEKGKAEGRLVTGGKRLDGDYANGNFVAPTIFADVDNHATIAQEEIFGPVLAVVPFGSEEEAITLANDTEYGLGAGLFTADSARAFRVARRLRAGTIGVNGFQVEPHLPFGGFKQSGLGREGGLSAFEAYTELKTVLMPLGEELM is encoded by the coding sequence ATGACGCTCACCGTGTTACCCCACCGCGACGAAGCCGGGCTCAAGGCCGGGCAGCTGTTCATCGGCGGCGAGTGGACACCCGCGCGTGACGGCGCGACCTGGACCCACCTGCACCCCGCCACCAGCGAGGAGATCGGCGAGTTCGCCGTGGCCGGGGCCGCCGACGTCGACGACGCCGTGGCCGCCGCGCGCGCGGCGTTCGCGACCTGGGGAACCTCGCGCGCGAGCACCCGCATCGCCGTTTTGCTGAAGTACGCCGAGCTGCTGCGCGCCCACGCCGACGAGCTGCGCGCGCTGCAGGCCCTGGACAACAGCGTGCCGCTGTCCTTCGGCGCCATTTACGCGACGTCGGTGGCCGCCGCGGCCGACGTGTTCACCCACCACGCCGGCTGGGTCGACAAGGCGGGCGGCCAGACGCTCCCGCCCTACCAGGGCGGCGACCACCTGGCCCTGACCTTCCGTGAGCCGATCGGCGTGGTCGGGGCGATCCTGCCGTGGAACGCCCCGTTCCTGCTCTTCGCGCAGAAGGTCGCGCCGGCGCTCGGCGCGGGCTGCACGGTGGTGCTGAAGGCTTCGGAGTACGCGTCGTTCGCCGTGATCCGCATGGTCGAGCTGCTCGCCGAGGCGGGGTTGCCCACGGGCGTGCTCAACCTGATGACCGGCCCCGGCGACCCGACGGGCGAGCGGCTCATCACGCACCCGGACGTGGACAAGGTCAGCTTCACCGGCAGCCGCGCCGTGGGCAAACGCATCGTCGAGGCGTCGGCGGGCACGCTCAAGCGCGTGTCGCTGGAGCTCGGTGGCAAGAGCCCCGCCATCGTGTTCCCCGACGCGCCCAACGTCGGCCTCGCGGCGATGACCACGATGGGCGCGGTCACCATGGGCCTGTCGGGCCAGGCGTGCGTGGCCAACACCCGCGCGCTGGTCCACCGCGACGTCTACGACGAGTTCCTCGCCGCCGCGCAGGGCATGGCGGCGGCCGTGACGTACGGCGACCCGTTCGACCCGACGGTGATCTCGTGCCCGCTCGTGAACGGCCGCCAGCTCGAGCGCGTGCTCGGCTACATCGAGAAGGGCAAGGCCGAGGGCCGGCTCGTCACCGGCGGCAAACGGCTCGACGGCGACTACGCCAACGGGAACTTCGTGGCCCCGACGATCTTCGCCGACGTGGACAACCACGCCACCATCGCGCAGGAAGAGATCTTCGGGCCCGTACTGGCCGTCGTCCCGTTCGGCTCGGAAGAAGAAGCGATCACGCTTGCCAACGACACCGAGTACGGCCTCGGCGCCGGTCTCTTCACCGCCGACTCCGCCCGCGCGTTCCGCGTGGCCCGGCGGCTGCGCGCGGGCACGATCGGCGTCAACGGCTTCCAGGTCGAGCCGCACCTGCCCTTCGGCGGCTTCAAGCAGTCGGGCCTCGGCCGTGAGGGCGGGCTCTCGGCATTCGAGGCCTACACCGAGCTCAAGACCGTGCTCATGCCGCTCGGCGAGGAGCTGATGTAG
- a CDS encoding MCE family protein — MTIETKTQRNLVTWLGFACVAALLLTAGLWLVFRTANGTTLSAYFGKTVGLYAGSSVRVLGVPVGEVTAVTPDGQAVRVDMRVNDDVPIPVNVGAVVVAPSLVSDRYVQLTPAYDSGPTLASGAVLARDKTATPVELDDLYASLDKLSTALGPNGANKNGALSDVLDTAAANLKGNGSDLNSTVGRLADLAGTLDDSKDDLFATVQNLNSFTDALAQSDGQLNEFYERVADVSGFLADDSADVGAALNSLASSLGDVKQFVADNKAGLESNVDKLASLTGVLVDQRAALAEVLDIAPTGATNFINSYDAASGTIAVRDNLNEITNPPILTVCRILAAGTPKGVPTTLTDICKQLAPVLDGALKLPTVPQVLNSLQNGQLPPLPLPLVDVMTQLSGGGK, encoded by the coding sequence ATGACTATCGAAACGAAGACGCAGCGCAACTTGGTGACGTGGCTGGGTTTCGCCTGTGTGGCCGCGTTGCTGCTCACGGCGGGACTGTGGCTCGTATTCCGCACTGCCAACGGCACCACGCTCTCCGCGTACTTCGGCAAAACCGTCGGGCTCTACGCGGGTTCTTCCGTCCGAGTGCTCGGCGTGCCCGTCGGCGAGGTCACCGCCGTGACGCCGGACGGGCAGGCCGTGCGCGTGGACATGCGCGTGAACGACGACGTGCCGATCCCCGTGAACGTCGGCGCCGTCGTGGTCGCTCCGAGTCTCGTCAGCGACCGCTACGTGCAGCTGACGCCGGCCTACGACAGCGGCCCGACGCTCGCGAGCGGCGCCGTCCTCGCGCGCGACAAGACCGCCACGCCCGTGGAGCTCGACGACCTCTACGCGAGCCTCGACAAACTCTCCACCGCGCTCGGCCCCAACGGTGCCAACAAGAACGGCGCCCTGTCCGACGTCCTCGACACCGCGGCCGCCAACCTCAAGGGCAACGGCTCCGACCTCAACTCCACCGTCGGCCGCCTCGCCGACCTCGCGGGCACGCTCGACGACTCCAAGGACGACCTGTTCGCCACCGTCCAGAACTTGAACTCGTTCACGGACGCCCTCGCCCAAAGCGACGGCCAGCTCAACGAGTTCTACGAACGCGTCGCCGACGTCAGCGGGTTCCTCGCCGACGACTCGGCCGACGTCGGAGCCGCGCTGAACTCCCTGGCCTCCTCGCTCGGTGACGTGAAACAGTTCGTGGCCGACAACAAGGCCGGCCTGGAGTCCAATGTGGACAAACTGGCGTCGCTGACGGGTGTGCTCGTGGACCAGCGCGCCGCCCTCGCCGAGGTGCTCGACATCGCGCCCACCGGCGCCACGAACTTCATCAACTCCTACGACGCCGCGTCGGGCACCATCGCCGTGCGCGACAACCTCAACGAGATCACCAACCCGCCGATCCTCACCGTCTGCCGCATCCTCGCCGCGGGCACCCCGAAGGGCGTGCCCACCACGTTGACCGACATCTGCAAGCAGCTCGCGCCGGTGCTCGACGGCGCGCTCAAGCTGCCGACCGTGCCGCAGGTGCTCAACTCGCTGCAGAACGGCCAGCTGCCCCCGTTGCCGCTCCCGCTCGTCGACGTGATGACGCAGCTTTCCGGCGGTGGCAAGTGA
- a CDS encoding zinc-binding dehydrogenase, whose product MRAAVLNAIGDDKLELRDDVTTVDPGPDEVRIRVRASGICHSDLSAMDGTLPALTPGVVGHEGSGEVLEVGSAVTHLVPGDHVTVSFVPPCGACANCLRGQPNLCAVHAIAAFTTPRFRLGDTPLFGYAGLGTFADEVVVPSSGAIKVDADVPFETAALIACGVLTGVGSVLNTAQVEPGSTVVVFGCGGVGISVIQGARIAGAATIVAVDPVEGKHSVAQRFGATHAVTPEHLDQLKGELTGGEGFDYAFDVVGAPATIRAGWDAARRGGAVVVVGAGRGDAMVSFSAQELFLHDKKILGSFYGSSHVHRDTATMLRFWRAGLLDLDGMISRRLTFADINDGLGLLREGSTDVIRQVVTLA is encoded by the coding sequence GTGAGAGCAGCCGTATTGAACGCGATCGGCGACGACAAGCTGGAGCTGCGGGACGACGTCACCACCGTCGATCCGGGCCCGGACGAGGTCCGGATCCGGGTGCGGGCGTCGGGCATCTGCCACAGCGACCTCTCCGCGATGGACGGCACGCTGCCCGCCCTCACACCCGGCGTCGTCGGCCACGAGGGTTCGGGCGAAGTCCTCGAAGTCGGCTCCGCGGTCACGCATCTCGTGCCGGGCGACCACGTCACCGTCTCGTTCGTCCCGCCGTGCGGCGCGTGCGCCAACTGCCTGCGGGGGCAGCCGAACCTGTGCGCCGTGCACGCGATCGCCGCGTTCACGACGCCGCGGTTCCGCCTCGGCGACACGCCGCTGTTCGGCTACGCGGGGCTCGGCACGTTCGCCGACGAGGTCGTGGTTCCCTCGTCCGGCGCGATCAAAGTCGACGCCGACGTGCCGTTCGAGACGGCCGCGCTGATCGCGTGCGGTGTGCTCACCGGCGTCGGTTCCGTGCTCAACACCGCGCAGGTGGAGCCGGGCTCCACGGTCGTGGTCTTCGGCTGTGGCGGCGTCGGGATCTCCGTGATCCAGGGCGCGCGCATCGCCGGCGCGGCCACGATCGTCGCCGTGGATCCGGTGGAGGGCAAGCATTCCGTCGCGCAACGCTTCGGGGCCACCCACGCCGTGACGCCGGAGCACCTCGACCAGCTCAAGGGTGAGCTGACCGGTGGCGAGGGCTTTGACTACGCCTTCGACGTGGTCGGGGCGCCCGCCACGATCCGTGCCGGCTGGGACGCCGCACGCCGCGGTGGTGCGGTCGTGGTCGTCGGCGCCGGGCGCGGAGACGCGATGGTGTCGTTCAGCGCGCAGGAGCTTTTCTTGCACGACAAGAAGATCCTCGGCTCGTTCTACGGTTCGTCACACGTCCATCGCGACACCGCGACCATGCTGCGGTTCTGGCGCGCCGGGCTGCTCGACCTCGACGGCATGATCTCGCGCCGCCTCACCTTCGCCGACATCAACGACGGCCTCGGCCTCCTGCGCGAAGGCAGCACCGACGTGATCCGCCAGGTGGTGACGCTGGCGTGA
- a CDS encoding glucose 1-dehydrogenase, with amino-acid sequence MGRLDGRVALVTGAARGQGAAAARAFVAEGARVVIADVLDAEGKQLAADLGDAAVFQHLDVGDEDGWTAAVERTVTEFGPPTVLVNNAGVLHFAELQSTTLADYERVVRVNQIGAFLGMRSVVEPMTGAGGGSIVNVSSVEGLAGMPFLVAYTASKFAIRGMTKVAALELGKRGIRVNSVHPGMIDTQMVSEAAGTDVDVSWVGKKVALGRVGRADEIAPLLVFLASDESSYCTGSEFVADGGATATHALKV; translated from the coding sequence GTGGGCCGGCTCGACGGCCGCGTCGCCCTCGTGACCGGCGCGGCGCGGGGCCAGGGCGCGGCGGCCGCACGCGCGTTCGTGGCCGAGGGCGCGCGGGTGGTGATCGCCGACGTGCTCGACGCCGAAGGCAAGCAGCTCGCCGCCGACCTCGGCGACGCGGCCGTGTTCCAGCACCTCGACGTGGGCGACGAGGACGGCTGGACGGCCGCGGTCGAGCGGACCGTCACCGAGTTCGGGCCGCCGACGGTGCTCGTGAACAACGCCGGCGTGCTGCATTTCGCCGAACTGCAGAGCACCACGCTGGCCGACTACGAACGCGTGGTGCGCGTGAACCAGATCGGGGCGTTTCTCGGGATGCGGTCGGTCGTTGAACCGATGACCGGGGCCGGTGGCGGCTCCATCGTCAACGTGTCCTCTGTGGAGGGACTTGCCGGGATGCCGTTCCTCGTCGCCTACACCGCGAGCAAGTTCGCGATCCGCGGGATGACCAAGGTCGCCGCGCTGGAGCTGGGCAAGCGTGGCATCCGGGTGAACTCGGTCCACCCCGGCATGATCGACACACAGATGGTTTCCGAGGCCGCCGGCACCGACGTGGACGTGTCGTGGGTCGGCAAGAAGGTGGCGCTCGGCCGGGTCGGGCGGGCCGACGAGATCGCGCCGCTGCTGGTGTTCCTGGCGAGTGACGAGAGTTCGTACTGCACCGGGAGCGAGTTCGTAGCGGATGGGGGAGCTACGGCGACTCATGCGTTAAAAGTCTGA
- a CDS encoding MlaD family protein yields the protein MKRLKERNQAAVGGVTLVLILLVTAVAYFSDSIPMFGNGSTYSAYFGEAAGLAPDNEVEVAGVKVGQVTSVELAHKQVLVKFRVKGVRVGDTSTASIEIKTLLGEKYLALDPKGGGTQSPGDTIPLQRTRTPFQLQDAFDQLSTTVGDIDTKQLADSFTALSDSLKDSPQYLKDTLSGLSALSKTVSSRDDDLHTLLAGTSTISKTLSDRNTQLQQVISDGNLLLTELQNRRDQISALLKGTQQISQQLSGLVADNRAQLKPTLDALGKVTDVLQRNQGNLDRGLALMAPFARVGANATGNGRWFEGYLCGLLPPTITAGGLSINPEGCTPPIAAPNQGVGGR from the coding sequence GTGAAGCGGCTCAAGGAACGCAACCAAGCGGCGGTCGGCGGGGTGACGCTCGTGCTGATCCTGCTCGTGACCGCCGTGGCCTACTTCTCCGACAGCATCCCGATGTTCGGCAACGGCTCCACGTACTCCGCCTACTTCGGCGAAGCCGCCGGGCTCGCGCCGGACAACGAGGTGGAGGTCGCCGGCGTGAAGGTGGGCCAGGTGACGTCGGTCGAGCTGGCGCACAAGCAGGTGCTGGTGAAGTTCCGCGTGAAGGGCGTGCGCGTGGGCGACACGTCCACCGCGTCGATCGAGATCAAGACGCTGCTGGGGGAGAAGTACCTCGCGCTCGACCCGAAGGGCGGCGGTACGCAGAGCCCCGGCGACACGATCCCGCTGCAGCGCACGCGCACGCCGTTCCAGCTGCAGGACGCGTTCGACCAGCTGTCGACGACCGTCGGTGACATCGACACGAAGCAGCTCGCCGACAGCTTCACCGCGTTGTCGGACTCGCTGAAGGACAGCCCGCAGTACCTGAAGGACACGCTCTCGGGCTTGTCCGCGCTGTCGAAAACGGTGTCCTCGCGCGACGACGATCTGCACACGCTGCTGGCCGGCACGAGCACGATCTCCAAGACGCTCTCGGACCGCAACACCCAGCTGCAGCAGGTGATCAGCGACGGCAACCTGCTGCTGACCGAGCTGCAGAACCGCCGCGACCAGATCAGCGCGCTGCTCAAGGGCACGCAGCAGATCTCGCAGCAGCTCTCCGGGCTCGTCGCCGACAACCGGGCGCAGCTGAAGCCGACGCTCGACGCGCTGGGGAAGGTGACCGATGTGCTGCAGCGCAACCAGGGCAACCTCGATCGCGGCCTGGCACTGATGGCGCCGTTCGCGCGCGTCGGCGCCAACGCGACGGGTAACGGCCGCTGGTTCGAAGGCTACCTGTGCGGGCTGCTGCCGCCGACGATCACCGCGGGCGGGCTGTCGATCAACCCCGAGGGCTGCACCCCGCCCATCGCGGCGCCGAACCAGGGGGTGGGTGGCCGGTGA
- a CDS encoding MCE family protein: MSTRRETLKRLRYQVLGLVFLVVAALFFTTTIAIYKKVFTPVTLVKLETDHVGSQLRTGGDVKVRGLLVGEIRSVTAKGDHAELELALQPDKIDEIPSNVSARLLPKTLFGERYVALQLPEKPAAHIEAGDLIPQDRSSTAIELEQVLDDVMPLLQAVQPEKLSSTLSAVSTALDGRGKQLGQTLVNLSDYLGQLNPSLPDLKADITGLADVSATYDKAAPDLLDALADLTTTTQTIVEKRQGLSDVYASVSAASADLTSFLNVNKDNLIRLTTAVQPTLDVLAKYAPEYPCLLKQLAASVPEAELAFGKGTAHPEVSRVTIEFTASRGKYLPGVDEPKYDDKRGPRCYPQVPKPGYWPQYPPDGAVKDGSTKPTPPHSPAESLPGEITSGAITSNTVAGRGQSGGGGESGGAPSVIGSTDEEQLIDLLASSAMGTTPDQVPGWAGLLVGPLYRGAEVELK; this comes from the coding sequence ATGAGCACGCGGCGCGAAACGCTGAAGCGGCTCCGGTACCAGGTGCTGGGGCTGGTCTTCCTCGTCGTCGCGGCGCTGTTCTTCACGACCACGATCGCGATCTACAAGAAGGTCTTCACGCCCGTCACGCTGGTGAAGCTGGAGACCGACCACGTCGGCAGCCAGCTGCGCACGGGCGGCGACGTGAAGGTGCGCGGCCTGCTCGTGGGCGAGATCCGTTCGGTCACCGCGAAAGGCGACCACGCGGAGCTCGAGCTCGCGTTGCAGCCGGACAAGATCGACGAGATCCCGAGCAACGTCTCGGCGCGGCTGCTGCCCAAGACGCTCTTCGGCGAGCGCTACGTCGCGTTGCAACTGCCCGAAAAGCCCGCCGCGCACATCGAAGCCGGTGACCTGATCCCGCAGGACCGCAGCAGCACGGCGATCGAGCTGGAACAAGTACTCGACGACGTGATGCCGCTGCTGCAGGCCGTGCAGCCGGAGAAGCTCTCGAGCACACTCAGTGCCGTGTCGACCGCGCTCGACGGGCGCGGGAAGCAGCTCGGCCAGACACTCGTGAACCTCTCGGACTACCTCGGGCAGCTGAACCCGTCGTTGCCCGACCTCAAGGCCGACATCACGGGGCTGGCCGACGTTTCGGCCACCTACGACAAGGCCGCGCCCGATCTGCTCGACGCGTTGGCCGACCTCACCACGACGACTCAGACCATTGTGGAGAAACGCCAGGGACTGTCCGATGTGTACGCCTCGGTCTCGGCGGCTTCGGCCGACCTCACGAGCTTCCTGAACGTCAACAAGGACAACCTGATCCGGCTCACCACGGCTGTGCAGCCGACGCTCGACGTGCTCGCGAAGTACGCGCCCGAGTACCCCTGCCTGCTCAAGCAGCTCGCCGCGTCCGTACCCGAAGCGGAGCTGGCGTTCGGCAAGGGCACGGCCCACCCCGAGGTGAGCCGCGTGACGATCGAGTTCACCGCGAGCCGCGGCAAGTACCTGCCGGGCGTCGACGAGCCCAAGTACGACGACAAGCGCGGCCCCCGCTGTTACCCGCAGGTGCCGAAACCCGGGTACTGGCCGCAGTACCCGCCCGACGGCGCGGTCAAGGACGGCTCCACGAAGCCCACGCCGCCGCACAGCCCCGCCGAGTCGCTGCCCGGCGAGATCACCTCAGGCGCGATCACGTCGAACACCGTCGCCGGCCGTGGCCAGTCCGGCGGTGGTGGTGAATCGGGCGGCGCGCCTTCCGTCATCGGCTCGACCGACGAGGAGCAGCTGATCGACCTGCTGGCGTCGTCCGCCATGGGGACGACGCCGGACCAGGTGCCCGGCTGGGCCGGCCTGCTCGTCGGGCCGCTCTACCGCGGGGCGGAGGTGGAGCTCAAGTGA
- a CDS encoding 3-oxoacyl-ACP reductase, with protein sequence MSLDGKVAIVTGAAAGLGRAEALALAREGAAVVVNDVTEAGEVVEEIEAGGGKALAVAGDVSETATAQELLTAAVDHFGGLDIVVNNAGVLRDRMLFSMTDAEWDQVIAVHLRGHFLLSRAAARHWRERSKVDGKPVYGRLVNTASEAFLVGSPGQPNYSAAKAGIAALTVSAAHGLAKYGVRANTICPRARTAMTADVFGEAPENGLDPLSVEHVAPFVAFLASPAADHVNGQVFVVHGGMVALLRPPSVEQRFDTAHGTWTPTELAETVGAHFAGRDPERMFAATELLTLP encoded by the coding sequence GTGAGCCTCGACGGCAAGGTCGCGATCGTCACCGGAGCCGCCGCCGGCCTCGGCCGCGCGGAGGCGCTCGCCCTCGCGCGCGAAGGCGCGGCGGTGGTGGTCAACGACGTCACCGAAGCCGGCGAAGTCGTCGAAGAGATCGAAGCGGGCGGCGGCAAAGCCCTTGCGGTGGCGGGCGACGTCTCCGAAACCGCCACCGCGCAGGAACTGCTCACCGCCGCCGTCGACCACTTCGGCGGTCTCGACATCGTGGTCAACAACGCCGGTGTCCTGCGCGACCGCATGCTGTTCTCGATGACCGACGCCGAGTGGGACCAGGTCATCGCCGTCCATCTGCGCGGCCACTTCCTGCTCTCCCGCGCCGCCGCGAGACACTGGCGCGAACGCTCCAAAGTGGACGGAAAACCGGTCTACGGACGGCTGGTGAACACCGCGTCCGAAGCCTTCCTCGTCGGCTCGCCCGGCCAGCCCAACTACTCCGCCGCCAAGGCCGGCATCGCCGCGCTCACGGTGTCCGCCGCGCATGGGCTCGCGAAGTACGGCGTGCGCGCCAACACGATCTGCCCCCGCGCCCGCACGGCGATGACGGCGGACGTCTTCGGCGAGGCGCCCGAAAACGGCCTCGATCCGCTGTCGGTCGAGCACGTCGCCCCGTTCGTGGCCTTCCTCGCCTCGCCCGCGGCCGACCACGTCAACGGCCAGGTTTTCGTCGTCCACGGCGGCATGGTCGCGCTGCTGCGTCCGCCTTCGGTCGAGCAGCGCTTCGACACCGCGCACGGCACGTGGACCCCCACCGAGCTGGCGGAGACGGTCGGCGCCCATTTCGCCGGCCGCGACCCGGAGCGGATGTTCGCCGCCACTGAGCTCCTCACCCTGCCCTGA
- a CDS encoding ABC transporter permease: MVSDSGSITLPGTAALTQVGRLATLSWEVLRAVFRRPFQFREWIQQCWFFASVTILPTALVAIPFGAVIALQLGSLTTQIGAQSFTGAASALAIVQQAAPLITALLVAGAGGSAVCADIGARKIREEIDAMEVLGVNPIQRIVVPRVLAAIVVSVLLNGLVSVVGVLGGYFFNVVLQGGTPGAYLASFNALAQVPDLWISEIKAFLYGFVAGVVAAFRGLNPAGGPKGVGDAVNQAVVITFLLLFLINVVLTAIYLKIVPPKAL; this comes from the coding sequence GTGGTGAGCGACAGCGGCTCGATCACCCTCCCGGGCACCGCGGCGCTGACCCAGGTCGGCCGGCTCGCCACGCTGTCCTGGGAGGTGCTGCGGGCGGTCTTCCGGCGTCCGTTCCAGTTCCGCGAATGGATCCAGCAGTGCTGGTTCTTCGCGAGTGTCACGATCCTGCCGACGGCGCTGGTCGCCATCCCGTTCGGGGCCGTGATCGCGCTCCAGCTGGGGTCGCTGACCACGCAGATCGGCGCGCAGTCGTTCACAGGGGCCGCGAGCGCGCTCGCCATCGTGCAGCAGGCCGCCCCGCTGATCACGGCGCTGCTCGTGGCCGGCGCAGGAGGAAGCGCGGTCTGTGCCGATATAGGCGCGCGCAAGATCCGTGAAGAGATCGACGCGATGGAAGTGCTCGGCGTCAACCCGATCCAGCGCATCGTCGTGCCGCGCGTGCTGGCCGCGATCGTGGTGTCGGTGCTGCTCAACGGCCTGGTCAGCGTGGTCGGGGTGCTCGGCGGCTACTTCTTCAACGTCGTGCTGCAGGGCGGCACGCCGGGCGCGTACCTGGCCAGCTTCAACGCGCTGGCCCAGGTGCCGGATCTGTGGATCAGCGAGATCAAGGCGTTCCTCTACGGCTTCGTCGCCGGCGTGGTCGCGGCCTTCCGCGGCCTGAACCCCGCGGGCGGGCCGAAGGGCGTGGGCGACGCGGTGAACCAGGCCGTGGTGATCACGTTCCTGCTGCTGTTCCTCATCAACGTCGTGCTGACCGCGATCTATCTCAAGATCGTGCCGCCGAAGGCGCTGTGA